From Cotesia glomerata isolate CgM1 linkage group LG2, MPM_Cglom_v2.3, whole genome shotgun sequence, a single genomic window includes:
- the LOC123260194 gene encoding protein FAM98B, giving the protein MEQDLIQSLQEVGYEGPLIDVGKLRQALDKGAKSVDFTGLVSWLTKQLASFGNLDEDVQPTASPEDSSTFLLELSSFLKEIGCINSQITSGNVNQRLATKQERILLLEFLVFELMASKINYEKNPDTNKMQLTIYESDTAKALKNMMIALQFGKPPDNISIDQLFKKLEGKLKTLVSSAPADLLGKPLIIGELSKSQWEKLDQLQKDMDEEYTIRRELLLKRLDVTIRSFLWSDRIKKKEDQVNNCYREKRKVLKTEPSVTISQLLAARDDVAIIEKTSSASVRKNTRSDVTKVIIGDVPDRGGRTSEQAPPPPEMPSWQKDRVQGPDSGRGGRGGRGGRGGGGGQRGFGDRGGGGGGGRGGYNKDTSTNFGQNRDWQNSSQNTGGSYQDNRGGNYQSGGYQSGGYQRGGGGGSNYQSNKSGDYQQRAGGSSSGGNEAFYQDNRGGGGGYQDNRNSGAYFQDNRSGDYQQGGGGRDNNNSGYNRGRGGRVQGGWSQGGGGGGGGYNRGGNRSHY; this is encoded by the exons atggagcaAGATCTCATCCAGAGTCTTCAAGAAGTTGG GTATGAAGGACCGCTGATTGATGTAGGAAAATTGAGACAAGCATTGGATAAAGGTGCAAAGTCAGTAGATTTCACGGGACTCGTGTCTTGGTTAACTAAACAACTGGCTTCATTTGGGAATTTAGATGAAGATGTACAGCCGACAGCATCTCCAGAAGATTCTAGTACATTTTTACTGGAGTTGAGTTcgtttttaaaagaaattggaTGTATTAACTCGCAAATAACTTCAGGAAATGTTAATCAAAGACTGGCTACTAAGCAAGAGAGGATTTTGCTGTTGGAGTTTCTGGTATTTGAGTTGATGgcgagtaaaataaattatgaaaaaaatcctGATACTAACAAAATGCAGCTGACTATT tatgaAAGTGATACGGCAAAAGCGTTGAAAAATATGATGATAGCTTTGCAATTCGGCAAGCCACCAGATAATATATCAATTGatcaattgtttaaaaaacttgaagGAAAATTGAAGACTTTAGTGTCATCAGCACCAGCTGATCTTCTCGGTAAGCCTTTGATAATAGGAGAGTTGTCAAAATCTCAATGGGAAAAATtagatcaacttcaaaaagaCATGGATGAAGAGTACACAATAAGAAGGGAGTTATTGCTCAAACGATTGGATGTAACCATTCGATCATTTTTG TGGTCAgacagaattaaaaaaaaagaagaccAAGTAAACAATTGCTATCGTGAAAAgagaaaagtattgaaaactGAGCCCAGTGTAACAATTTCTCAGTTGCTTGCTGCTAGAGATGATGTTGCgattattgaaaaaacaaGCAGCGCTTCTGTGAGAAAAAATACCAGAAGCGATGTAACTAAAGTTATTATTGGAGATGTACCGGATAGAGGAGGACGAACTAGCGAACAAGCACCTCCACCACCGGAGATGCCTTCGTGGCAAAAGGATCGTGTACAAGGTCCTGATAGCGGTAGAGGAGGAAGAGGTGGACGTGGTGGCAGAGGAGGCGGTGGCGGTCAACGTGGATTTGGTGACAGAGGAGGTGGTGGAGGTGGTGGACGAGGAGGATACAATAAGGATACCAGTACTAATTTCGGTCAAAACAGAGACTGGCAGAATTCATCGCAAAATACTGGTGGGTCTTATCAAGACAATAGAGGCGGAAATTATCAGAGCGGAGGTTATCAAAGTGGTGGGTATCAAAGAGGAGGCGGTGGTGGATCTAATTATCAGAGTAATAAATCTGGAGACTATCAGCAAAGAGCCGGTGGAAGTTCGAGCGGAGGAAATGAAGCATTTTATCAAGACAATCGAGGTGGCGGAGGTGGATATCAAGATAACAGAAACAGTGGAGCTTATTTTCAGGATAATAGGAGTGGAGATTATCAACAAGGTGGTGGTGGTCGagataacaataatagtgGTTATAATCGAGGCCGTGGTGGAAGAGTTCAAGGTGGATGGTCTCAAGGAGGAGGAGGCGGAGGAGGTGGATACAACCGTGGTGGAAACCGATCTCATTACTAA